The Dehalococcoidales bacterium genome has a segment encoding these proteins:
- a CDS encoding MBL fold metallo-hydrolase has translation MVTQIAENVYWVGVVDWSLKHFHGHELSTHRGSSYNAYLIIDEKVVLVDTVWTPFQDQLIENIREIIDPEKIDIVVANHAEIDHSGGLPAIMRYAKNATVVVSQKGKESIEGHFHQPWNFQTVKTGDKINIGKHDLVFVEAPMLHWPDSMFTYLTGKNILMPNDAFGQHYATSSLYNDEVDQEELYEEALKYYANILTPFSKLVLRKIDEVLALGLPVDMIAPSHGVIWRKNPLQIVEKYQEWASQVPEQSAVIVYDTMWEGTRHMAEAIGEGLAAEGVPYKIFHAGLTDRNDIATELFKTKAIIVGSPTFNQGVLPTLAPVLEDLRGLKFQNKIGAAFGTYGWSGESPKIIEEHLNKCNIAVVAESVKAKWQPKPEELAQCREMGAAVAKAVKAE, from the coding sequence ATGGTAACTCAGATTGCGGAAAATGTTTATTGGGTCGGTGTTGTGGATTGGTCGTTAAAACATTTCCACGGGCACGAGCTTTCCACTCATCGCGGGTCGTCATATAATGCTTATCTGATTATTGATGAGAAGGTGGTACTCGTTGATACGGTGTGGACCCCGTTCCAGGACCAACTAATTGAGAATATACGCGAGATTATCGATCCTGAGAAGATTGATATTGTTGTTGCCAATCATGCCGAGATTGACCATTCCGGCGGGCTTCCGGCCATAATGCGCTATGCCAAAAACGCCACGGTTGTAGTATCACAAAAGGGCAAGGAAAGTATCGAAGGGCATTTTCACCAGCCGTGGAATTTCCAAACAGTCAAAACCGGCGATAAAATCAATATCGGCAAACACGATCTCGTTTTTGTTGAAGCGCCGATGCTGCACTGGCCCGATAGCATGTTTACCTATTTAACCGGTAAAAATATCTTGATGCCCAATGATGCGTTCGGTCAGCACTATGCCACTTCGTCGCTTTATAACGATGAAGTTGACCAGGAAGAACTTTACGAAGAAGCCTTAAAATATTATGCCAATATTTTGACGCCTTTCAGTAAGCTGGTGTTAAGAAAAATCGACGAAGTTCTGGCGTTGGGGCTGCCGGTTGATATGATTGCCCCCAGCCATGGTGTGATATGGCGCAAAAACCCTTTACAGATTGTTGAGAAGTATCAGGAATGGGCCTCACAGGTACCTGAGCAGAGTGCCGTTATTGTTTACGACACAATGTGGGAGGGGACACGCCATATGGCTGAAGCTATCGGTGAAGGGCTTGCCGCAGAAGGAGTCCCTTACAAGATATTCCATGCCGGCTTAACCGACAGAAACGATATTGCTACCGAATTATTTAAAACAAAGGCAATCATTGTCGGGTCGCCCACTTTTAACCAGGGGGTTCTGCCGACTTTAGCGCCCGTTTTAGAGGATTTAAGGGGCTTGAAGTTCCAGAATAAAATCGGAGCCGCTTTTGGCACATACGGCTGGAGCGGGGAAAGCCCCAAAATTATTGAAGAACATCTTAATAAGTGTAATATTGCGGTTGTTGCGGAAAGCGTAAAAGCGAAATGGCAACCGAAGCCCGAGGAACTGGCACAGTGCCGCGAAATGGGAGCGGCGGTAGCTAAGGCCGTTAAAGCAGAATAA
- a CDS encoding rubredoxin: MSKYVCIACGWIYDPALGDPDSGIEPGTAFEDIPDSWVCPVCGVSKDMFEIVD; encoded by the coding sequence ATGTCAAAATATGTTTGTATTGCTTGCGGTTGGATTTATGACCCCGCTCTGGGCGACCCCGACAGCGGAATAGAGCCGGGAACGGCGTTTGAAGATATCCCCGACAGCTGGGTTTGCCCTGTGTGCGGTGTATCAAAAGATATGTTTGAAATAGTTGATTAA
- a CDS encoding PFL family protein — MINTYEILETIKMISNESLDIRTITMGISLRDCAHNDMDALALRVYDKITRKAEKLVQTGEDIEKEYGIPITNKRISVTPISVIGEGAGNDYIKIARAMDRATETTGVDFIGGYSALVHKGYTDGDRKFVDSIPEALSETKRVCASVNIATTKSGINMDAVAQMGKVIKKAAQLSAKDSGISCAKLVVFCNAPEDNPFMAGAFHGIGEPECVINVGVSGPGVMHNTLKKISPNADFTEIAETIKKTAFKITRVGQLVANEASKRLGVTFGIVDLSLAPTPAIGDSIANILEDMGLERCGAPGTTAALALLNDAVKKGGTMASSQVGGLSGAFIPVSEDAGMVEAVKVGALSLEKLEAMTCVCSVGLDMIIVPGDTPESTISAIIADEAAIGMVNTKTTAVRIIPAPGKTVGDIVEFGGLLGGGPVMAVNRFSSEAFIARGGRIPAPIHSLRN; from the coding sequence ATGATAAATACTTACGAGATTTTGGAAACAATTAAAATGATATCCAACGAGAGTTTGGATATCAGGACCATCACCATGGGAATCTCTTTAAGGGACTGTGCTCATAACGATATGGATGCGCTGGCCTTACGCGTTTACGACAAAATAACCCGTAAAGCCGAAAAATTAGTGCAAACCGGCGAAGATATCGAAAAGGAATACGGGATTCCCATTACCAACAAACGTATTTCGGTAACCCCTATTTCCGTTATCGGCGAAGGTGCGGGAAACGATTATATTAAGATTGCCAGAGCGATGGACCGAGCCACCGAAACAACAGGGGTTGATTTTATCGGCGGTTACAGCGCGCTTGTGCATAAAGGCTACACCGACGGAGACAGAAAATTTGTTGATTCTATCCCCGAAGCATTATCGGAAACAAAAAGGGTTTGCGCTTCGGTAAATATTGCCACCACTAAAAGCGGGATTAATATGGATGCCGTCGCCCAAATGGGCAAAGTAATTAAAAAAGCAGCTCAGCTTTCAGCAAAAGATTCGGGGATTTCCTGTGCTAAATTGGTTGTTTTTTGTAACGCCCCGGAAGATAACCCCTTTATGGCGGGGGCTTTTCACGGAATCGGAGAACCGGAGTGCGTTATCAATGTCGGGGTAAGCGGACCGGGCGTTATGCATAATACCTTAAAAAAGATTTCACCGAACGCCGATTTCACCGAGATTGCCGAAACTATTAAAAAGACCGCTTTTAAGATTACCCGTGTCGGACAACTGGTCGCCAACGAAGCGTCAAAACGCTTGGGGGTTACTTTTGGCATTGTTGACCTTTCTTTGGCCCCGACACCGGCTATCGGCGACAGCATTGCAAATATCTTGGAAGATATGGGTTTGGAAAGATGCGGCGCACCGGGAACTACCGCCGCATTGGCACTGCTAAATGATGCGGTTAAAAAGGGCGGTACGATGGCCAGCTCTCAGGTGGGCGGACTTTCGGGGGCCTTTATTCCGGTAAGCGAAGATGCCGGAATGGTTGAAGCCGTTAAAGTCGGAGCCCTTAGCCTCGAAAAACTGGAGGCGATGACCTGTGTTTGCTCCGTAGGTTTGGATATGATTATTGTTCCCGGAGATACCCCCGAATCGACTATTTCCGCCATTATTGCCGACGAAGCCGCGATCGGTATGGTTAATACCAAAACCACAGCAGTCAGAATCATTCCCGCCCCCGGTAAAACCGTAGGCGATATTGTTGAATTCGGCGGTCTTTTGGGCGGCGGTCCGGTAATGGCTGTTAACAGGTTTTCGAGCGAGGCGTTTATTGCCAGAGGCGGACGAATCCCCGCCCCCATCCACAGCCTGAGGAATTAA
- a CDS encoding ACT domain-containing protein translates to MRGIITVIGKDRVGIIAAVSNILMEANVNILDITQTTLQDIFTMIMLVDLSNPKITFDRLSKNLDDQGEKMGLSIRIQREDIFKAMHEI, encoded by the coding sequence ATGCGCGGTATTATTACGGTAATCGGGAAAGATCGAGTCGGCATTATTGCCGCCGTCAGCAATATTCTGATGGAGGCCAATGTCAATATCCTGGATATCACTCAAACGACCCTGCAAGATATTTTCACAATGATTATGCTGGTAGACTTATCCAATCCCAAAATCACCTTTGACCGGTTATCAAAAAACCTGGATGATCAAGGTGAGAAAATGGGGCTTTCAATCAGGATTCAACGCGAAGATATCTTTAAGGCAATGCACGAAATATAA
- a CDS encoding ABC transporter ATP-binding protein: MLKLIKHLKPFGWVILTIFALLFGQAMSDLSLPSYMSKIVDVGIQQGGVEKPVPEVIREGEFNKITLFMTDEDQEFVGNNYILLDKQSLSADDYNKYLKSYPALASNPLYKLNTKNNITIDQLGAIFEQVIPVVAAIEQGGTENFPGDVWQIPEGTDPFEVIAALPPAQWEVMRDTILDKVNTALESVLKQYAIAYISAEYKTIGVNVNSMQTVYMLKIGALMLLLTLASAAASIAVGFLSARVAAGLGRNLRKQLFERVESFSGTEFDRFSTASLITRTTNDITQIQMLMVLLFRIVFYAPLLGIGGVIKVIGTDSSMLWIIAAAVAVLMTLMAIIFAIALPKFRIVQKLVDRLNLVTREMLTGQMVIRAFNTQGYEESKFDVANKDITKTNLFINRIMVFMMPAMMFLMNAVMILIMWVGSHQVDIGSMQVGSMMAVMQYGMQIIMAFLMISIVFVIMPRASVAATRVTEVIETQPTINDPQEPQVFDEDFKGIIEFKNVSFRYPGAEDDVLKNITFTSKPGQTTAIIGSTGSGKSTLINLIPRFYDVTGGSVTIDGIDVRSVTQHNLRDKIGYVPQKATLFSGTIGSNIRYADEDATDEEITKFAKTAQALDFISESESGFETAVSQGGANLSGGQKQRLSIARALAKKSQIYLFDDSLSALDYKTDKALRKAMKKGMSNATVLIVTQRVSTVMNADQIVVLNNGEVSCIGTHKELMEKCNIYQEIASSQLSKEELL; this comes from the coding sequence ATGTTAAAACTGATTAAGCATCTTAAGCCCTTTGGTTGGGTGATACTTACGATATTCGCGCTCTTATTCGGTCAGGCAATGAGCGACCTTTCATTACCGAGCTATATGTCGAAAATAGTTGATGTCGGCATACAGCAGGGCGGTGTCGAAAAGCCGGTTCCGGAAGTTATCAGAGAAGGCGAGTTTAATAAAATAACCCTTTTTATGACCGACGAAGACCAAGAGTTTGTTGGAAACAACTACATTTTACTCGACAAACAATCACTTTCCGCAGATGATTACAACAAATATCTAAAATCTTATCCCGCGCTGGCCTCGAATCCGCTGTATAAACTCAACACAAAAAATAACATTACAATTGATCAGCTGGGCGCTATCTTTGAGCAAGTTATACCGGTGGTGGCGGCTATTGAACAAGGCGGCACGGAAAACTTCCCCGGCGACGTTTGGCAAATACCGGAAGGCACAGACCCGTTTGAGGTAATTGCCGCACTGCCCCCTGCGCAGTGGGAAGTCATGCGCGATACCATTCTTGATAAGGTCAATACGGCACTTGAGAGCGTGCTTAAGCAGTATGCCATCGCCTATATTTCGGCCGAATATAAAACAATCGGCGTGAACGTTAACAGCATGCAGACTGTTTACATGCTCAAAATAGGGGCTTTAATGCTTTTATTAACCCTTGCCAGCGCAGCTGCTTCAATTGCGGTCGGTTTCTTGTCGGCGCGCGTTGCGGCAGGGCTGGGACGCAATTTGCGCAAGCAGTTATTCGAAAGGGTTGAAAGCTTTTCCGGTACCGAATTTGACAGGTTTTCGACAGCTTCCTTAATTACCAGAACAACCAACGACATAACTCAAATCCAGATGCTGATGGTGCTGCTGTTCAGAATTGTCTTTTATGCCCCCTTATTGGGCATCGGCGGCGTAATTAAGGTAATCGGAACGGATAGCTCAATGCTTTGGATTATCGCCGCGGCGGTGGCGGTTTTAATGACGTTAATGGCAATTATTTTTGCGATAGCATTACCGAAATTCCGTATCGTTCAAAAATTGGTGGACAGGCTGAATTTGGTAACACGCGAAATGCTTACCGGCCAGATGGTGATTCGTGCTTTTAATACTCAAGGGTATGAAGAATCCAAATTTGATGTTGCCAATAAAGATATCACCAAGACCAACCTTTTTATTAACCGCATCATGGTCTTTATGATGCCGGCGATGATGTTTTTGATGAATGCCGTGATGATTCTGATTATGTGGGTCGGATCGCACCAGGTTGATATCGGCTCAATGCAGGTCGGCAGTATGATGGCTGTTATGCAATACGGAATGCAGATTATAATGGCGTTCTTGATGATTTCAATAGTATTTGTGATAATGCCGCGTGCCAGCGTTGCCGCAACAAGGGTAACCGAGGTAATTGAAACGCAGCCGACAATCAATGACCCTCAAGAACCGCAAGTATTTGACGAAGATTTTAAGGGTATTATCGAATTTAAAAATGTATCGTTCCGTTATCCGGGCGCCGAAGATGACGTATTAAAAAATATTACATTTACCTCAAAGCCGGGCCAAACGACGGCCATTATCGGAAGTACCGGAAGCGGTAAATCGACCTTAATTAATTTAATCCCCCGTTTTTATGACGTTACCGGAGGCAGTGTTACCATTGACGGAATTGATGTGCGCAGCGTAACACAACACAATTTGCGGGATAAAATCGGCTATGTTCCTCAAAAGGCGACACTCTTTTCGGGCACCATCGGCAGTAATATCCGTTATGCCGATGAAGATGCCACGGATGAAGAAATAACCAAATTCGCTAAAACAGCTCAAGCCCTTGATTTTATTTCCGAAAGCGAAAGCGGTTTTGAGACTGCCGTATCGCAGGGTGGGGCTAATCTCTCGGGCGGGCAGAAACAACGTTTATCAATCGCACGGGCTTTGGCGAAAAAGTCGCAAATATACCTTTTTGACGACAGCTTATCAGCCTTGGATTATAAGACCGATAAAGCCCTTAGAAAAGCAATGAAAAAAGGAATGTCGAATGCCACGGTTCTGATTGTAACCCAAAGGGTCAGCACCGTTATGAACGCAGACCAAATCGTTGTTCTTAATAACGGCGAGGTTAGTTGTATCGGGACACATAAAGAATTAATGGAAAAGTGCAATATCTACCAAGAGATTGCCTCGTCTCAATTGTCGAAGGAGGAACTTCTGTAA
- a CDS encoding acyl-CoA dehydratase activase — translation MQKKLFIGVDVGSVTVKCALMNEDMELIAHRYIPTSGKPIVQIQKLMREMSDEVPPGYEIGGAGTTGSARYLAGEIIGADVIKNEITAHAIAATHFYPDVKTILEIGGQDSKIIIIRDSVVTDFGMNTVCAAGTGSFLDHQALRLGIKIEEFAAEAMKSKNPVRIAGRCTVFAESDMIHKQQMGHSSSDILYGLCQALVRNYINNVGLGKTIEEPIIFQGGVAFNQAIVRAFEEELGTKIMVPKHHEVMGAIGAAIIAWENYKATAQKSKFKGFSIGDIVYETTTFICSGCPNQCEIAQLKLDGKVLARWGGRCEKWEYAPAADDIAEELEDLAITN, via the coding sequence ATGCAAAAGAAATTATTTATTGGGGTTGATGTCGGTTCGGTAACCGTAAAATGTGCTTTAATGAACGAGGATATGGAGCTTATTGCCCACCGTTATATCCCGACCAGCGGCAAACCAATCGTTCAGATACAAAAACTGATGCGCGAAATGAGTGATGAGGTTCCTCCGGGCTATGAAATCGGGGGGGCCGGAACCACCGGCAGTGCGCGTTACCTGGCCGGAGAAATTATCGGCGCCGATGTTATTAAAAATGAAATAACCGCTCACGCCATTGCCGCCACTCATTTTTATCCCGATGTAAAAACTATTTTGGAAATCGGCGGACAGGACAGCAAAATTATAATTATACGCGATTCCGTTGTAACCGATTTCGGAATGAACACGGTATGTGCCGCCGGTACAGGCAGTTTTTTGGATCACCAAGCGCTTAGGCTGGGGATTAAAATCGAAGAATTTGCCGCCGAGGCAATGAAAAGCAAGAACCCCGTTCGTATTGCCGGACGGTGCACCGTCTTTGCCGAATCGGATATGATTCATAAGCAACAAATGGGGCATAGCTCTTCGGATATCCTTTACGGATTATGTCAAGCGCTTGTTCGCAACTATATTAATAATGTCGGGCTCGGAAAAACGATTGAAGAACCGATTATCTTCCAAGGCGGGGTTGCCTTTAACCAGGCGATTGTCCGCGCTTTTGAAGAGGAATTGGGGACGAAAATAATGGTTCCCAAGCATCATGAAGTAATGGGAGCAATCGGCGCGGCAATCATCGCTTGGGAAAACTATAAAGCTACCGCCCAAAAATCCAAATTCAAAGGATTTTCGATTGGTGATATTGTTTACGAAACAACAACGTTTATATGCTCCGGTTGCCCGAACCAGTGCGAGATAGCTCAGCTTAAATTGGATGGGAAGGTTTTGGCACGTTGGGGCGGCCGCTGTGAGAAATGGGAGTATGCCCCCGCTGCCGATGATATTGCGGAAGAATTGGAAGATTTGGCAATCACCAATTAG
- a CDS encoding metallophosphoesterase yields the protein MIQVLKKFFPGIIAFIGSFLIIIFFIWAFSQHGTYGLYHVNGFFKIVFAVFGVIALILPILGLLYIWIKVRKNGGRLLRLSIPAVTLAIPAVILPILLFSTLSGVFSPRFVDTPPQLLLTGSNGEYNIPDMAIYFTTAKTTAEMSLTWGNDDNIITLTEDKRTNKHFFKLTDLKPGTDYFYRLNNNTPIYFSTPKPEQLHFAVASDAHYGASDARNDLTEAMLSAIANPNNNFDLFCYLGDLVEYGFVSSQWNQALHSFNSVTANIPTVYAAGNHDTLFAGFGNHFKYVAPSKIGADEKTSLWNRIDMGNIHLFVLDVEWSAESFSAKQAQWLEEELESISADDWTIILSHGFYYASGISYYGWEWFDNEETIDKITPIFNKYKVDLVCSGHAHKTEVLESNGVTYAVCGAFGGLSEPEPTYISPFSIWNSENKYAFIDITIENNECTLVFRDPDFRPLYELTIVNNR from the coding sequence ATGATACAAGTTTTGAAAAAGTTTTTCCCCGGAATTATCGCCTTTATCGGCTCTTTTTTGATTATAATCTTTTTTATATGGGCCTTTTCCCAACACGGAACCTACGGGCTTTACCATGTCAACGGATTTTTTAAGATTGTTTTTGCGGTTTTTGGGGTAATTGCTCTGATTCTGCCGATATTGGGGCTTTTATACATCTGGATTAAGGTTAGAAAAAACGGCGGAAGGCTCCTCCGATTATCGATACCGGCCGTAACACTTGCAATTCCGGCTGTAATTTTACCGATTCTGTTGTTTTCAACTTTAAGCGGGGTATTTTCACCGCGCTTTGTTGATACCCCGCCCCAACTCCTCTTAACCGGAAGTAACGGAGAATACAATATCCCTGATATGGCAATCTATTTCACAACCGCAAAAACCACCGCCGAAATGAGCCTGACGTGGGGTAATGACGACAATATTATCACGCTTACCGAAGATAAAAGAACCAACAAACACTTTTTTAAATTAACCGATTTAAAACCGGGTACCGATTATTTTTATCGGCTTAATAATAACACCCCAATCTATTTTTCAACACCAAAGCCCGAACAATTGCACTTTGCCGTTGCCTCTGATGCGCATTACGGAGCATCGGATGCGCGCAACGATTTAACGGAAGCGATGCTTAGCGCAATTGCTAACCCGAATAACAATTTTGATTTGTTTTGTTACCTGGGGGATCTTGTTGAATACGGATTTGTAAGCAGCCAATGGAACCAAGCCCTGCATTCTTTTAATTCCGTTACCGCCAATATCCCCACCGTCTATGCCGCCGGCAACCACGATACCCTGTTTGCGGGGTTTGGCAATCACTTTAAATATGTCGCTCCCTCAAAAATCGGTGCGGACGAAAAAACGAGTTTATGGAATAGAATTGATATGGGAAATATTCATCTTTTTGTCTTGGATGTGGAATGGAGTGCAGAGAGTTTTAGCGCTAAACAGGCGCAATGGCTGGAAGAAGAACTGGAAAGTATATCCGCCGATGATTGGACTATTATCTTAAGCCACGGCTTTTACTACGCCTCGGGAATCTCTTACTACGGATGGGAATGGTTCGATAACGAAGAAACAATCGATAAAATTACCCCGATCTTTAATAAATACAAAGTTGACCTGGTTTGTTCGGGGCACGCCCACAAAACAGAGGTATTGGAAAGTAACGGGGTTACCTATGCCGTCTGCGGCGCCTTCGGCGGTTTATCGGAGCCTGAGCCTACCTATATTTCACCTTTTAGTATTTGGAATTCCGAAAACAAATACGCATTTATTGATATAACTATTGAAAACAATGAATGTACGTTAGTTTTTCGCGACCCCGATTTCAGACCGCTCTACGAGCTAACCATTGTTAATAACCGCTAG
- a CDS encoding cupin domain-containing protein, which translates to MYITNLAKTTKFAAQMEGAKDVFKQIPLSRENGAPVFSFRVFTVSPGGHTPYHIHPYEHMNYVISGEGALVTENGEFTVKEGDFALVLANEKHQYKNTSATDDFVMICGVPKDFE; encoded by the coding sequence ATGTACATAACCAACCTTGCTAAAACCACAAAGTTTGCCGCTCAGATGGAAGGAGCGAAAGACGTATTTAAACAAATACCGCTATCGAGGGAAAACGGCGCTCCCGTTTTTTCGTTTAGGGTTTTTACGGTTAGCCCGGGCGGACATACCCCCTACCACATCCACCCCTACGAACATATGAACTATGTAATAAGCGGAGAGGGTGCGCTGGTTACCGAAAACGGTGAGTTTACCGTAAAAGAAGGCGATTTTGCGCTGGTTTTGGCGAATGAAAAGCATCAGTATAAAAACACCTCGGCGACCGATGACTTTGTAATGATTTGCGGCGTTCCCAAGGATTTTGAATAG
- a CDS encoding AbrB/MazE/SpoVT family DNA-binding domain-containing protein: MEDKDMKCKEHKFYGSTTVGERGQIVIPAEARRDLDIAPSAKLLVFGGPGGETLMIARADSMAKYITNAKDLMTRMEELIAKEEGE; this comes from the coding sequence ATGGAAGATAAAGATATGAAATGTAAGGAGCATAAATTTTACGGCTCTACAACGGTTGGTGAGCGCGGACAAATCGTAATTCCGGCTGAGGCTCGCCGTGATTTGGATATAGCCCCTTCGGCTAAATTACTGGTTTTTGGCGGGCCGGGAGGCGAAACCTTAATGATTGCGCGTGCCGATTCAATGGCAAAGTACATAACGAATGCCAAGGATTTAATGACGCGTATGGAAGAGCTAATCGCCAAAGAAGAGGGAGAATAA
- a CDS encoding DUF2089 domain-containing protein, translated as MAQDWIELTQLTGNNLFLVEQVKLPNKNIKITGEFELPPLAKLSAEDQVFVMAFVRCHGSIKEMEAAFGISYPTVKNRLTKIAAQFEFTVTLPVSSKEEILARLERGEITADEAIEKLKK; from the coding sequence ATGGCACAGGATTGGATAGAGTTAACACAGTTAACCGGCAATAATCTGTTCTTGGTTGAACAAGTAAAACTCCCCAACAAAAACATCAAAATAACGGGTGAGTTTGAATTACCTCCTCTGGCAAAATTATCCGCCGAGGATCAGGTTTTTGTAATGGCTTTTGTACGATGCCACGGCTCCATCAAAGAAATGGAAGCCGCATTTGGAATAAGCTACCCGACCGTTAAAAATCGCTTAACCAAAATCGCGGCGCAATTTGAATTTACGGTAACTCTTCCTGTTTCTTCCAAAGAGGAAATACTGGCGAGGCTTGAGCGCGGGGAAATAACCGCCGATGAGGCCATTGAGAAGTTAAAGAAATGA
- a CDS encoding TetR/AcrR family transcriptional regulator, with protein sequence MKTNKTKPNLRKIQTEERRTQILDTALSVFAHKGFAGTTVKDIACSAGISDGLMYHYFPSKEKLLEAVVEKHSFLPQLRAILTNPEEPCRKVLKNIAIEFSSMFTRENDAAKIFLQEAHSNAEVKRVWGNLSNECSLILQQFLLSRIETGELKPHNTEVSARCILAIILMFNFTKDAFQSSNLSDKRFIEESVDSFLDGIEGNDACPDIVTV encoded by the coding sequence ATGAAAACGAATAAAACAAAGCCTAACTTAAGAAAGATCCAAACGGAAGAGAGGCGCACCCAAATTCTGGATACCGCTCTTTCGGTGTTTGCGCACAAGGGTTTTGCGGGGACTACAGTCAAAGATATTGCTTGCAGTGCCGGTATATCGGACGGGCTTATGTATCACTACTTCCCCAGCAAGGAAAAACTGTTGGAAGCGGTAGTTGAAAAACACAGTTTTCTGCCGCAATTAAGAGCAATTTTAACAAACCCGGAAGAACCGTGCCGTAAGGTTTTAAAGAATATCGCCATCGAATTCTCAAGTATGTTTACACGCGAAAACGATGCCGCCAAAATATTTTTACAGGAAGCCCACTCGAATGCCGAGGTTAAAAGGGTTTGGGGTAATTTATCAAACGAATGTTCATTAATATTGCAGCAGTTTTTATTGTCAAGAATCGAGACCGGCGAATTAAAACCTCATAACACCGAGGTTTCTGCCCGCTGCATTCTTGCCATTATATTGATGTTTAATTTCACCAAAGATGCTTTCCAATCAAGCAATCTGAGTGATAAACGGTTTATCGAAGAATCGGTAGACAGTTTTTTAGACGGAATAGAAGGTAACGATGCCTGCCCGGACATTGTTACAGTTTAA
- a CDS encoding acyl-CoA dehydratase activase-related protein, which produces MSCKVGIPRALLYYKYFPMWSTFLKQLGAEVVVSEETNQELILQGALLVVSDTCLPVKVFIGHVLSLSDKCDKILIPVVRSTAKKVYNCSRFLALPDLAKAVVPGVPPILEIEFDYSRGKRYLYRQIYSLGKHFTKNPFKIKKAAEYAWQVHKRYHEITAKDHLTRIEAMSLLENKQTIEVTQKNHSGLTIGIAGHPYILYDEQVSHNLIKKLRATGANIITPEMADEAHNSDNNNHTQFAGLAKNYWESEEDVVGAGDYFTRIKVDGIIGIMAFACGPDSLMMNLVQRQARDEGIPFMGLTVEEHTAEAGVVTRIEAFLDMIQRAKARNEKCA; this is translated from the coding sequence ATGAGCTGTAAAGTAGGAATACCCAGAGCTTTGCTCTACTACAAGTATTTTCCGATGTGGAGTACTTTTTTAAAACAACTCGGAGCCGAGGTTGTTGTTTCGGAAGAAACTAACCAAGAACTGATTTTACAAGGGGCCTTGCTGGTTGTTTCCGACACCTGTTTACCGGTAAAAGTCTTTATCGGGCATGTTCTTTCCTTAAGCGATAAGTGCGATAAAATCTTGATTCCGGTCGTCCGCAGTACGGCCAAAAAGGTTTATAATTGCTCCCGCTTTTTAGCGCTGCCCGATTTGGCCAAGGCGGTAGTTCCCGGCGTACCCCCAATATTGGAAATTGAATTTGATTACAGCCGCGGCAAACGCTATTTGTACCGGCAAATATATTCCCTCGGAAAACACTTTACCAAAAACCCGTTTAAGATTAAAAAAGCCGCCGAATATGCCTGGCAGGTACATAAACGTTATCATGAAATTACCGCTAAGGATCACCTTACAAGAATAGAGGCAATGAGCCTTTTGGAAAACAAGCAGACAATTGAAGTAACGCAAAAAAACCATAGCGGATTAACTATCGGAATTGCCGGACACCCATACATACTGTATGACGAGCAAGTCAGCCATAATTTAATTAAAAAACTTCGCGCAACCGGAGCCAATATTATTACCCCCGAAATGGCCGATGAAGCGCATAATTCCGATAATAACAACCATACCCAATTTGCCGGGCTTGCCAAAAATTATTGGGAATCCGAAGAAGATGTTGTCGGCGCCGGCGATTATTTTACGCGCATCAAAGTTGACGGAATAATCGGCATAATGGCCTTTGCCTGCGGCCCCGACTCGCTGATGATGAACTTAGTACAAAGGCAAGCCAGGGACGAAGGAATCCCGTTTATGGGGCTAACCGTAGAAGAACACACCGCAGAGGCCGGTGTTGTAACCCGAATTGAAGCGTTTTTAGATATGATACAAAGAGCAAAAGCGAGGAACGAAAAATGCGCATAA